The window CAGCTCTCGTTTTATAAATTCGGTATCCCGTTGCCAGTTGATCACCTTCTCGCCGCGATCGATATTGATCGGTCTCGGTTTGCCGTCAAGTCCCAGACGTCCCCAATCCCACAACTTGAAGGTGTAGAGATTGGGGGTAGCGCTGATCTCAAGTACCACTGTATCCTTACCCGAGCAGTGGATTGTGCCCGAGGGGATCAGGAAATGGTCATGCTTCTTCGCTGGAACGATGTTCACATACTTCTCCGCGTCGAACGTCGTCCCCTCCTGCTGAGCCTTGCGGAGGTCGCCAATCATTGCTTCGGGATCGATGCCGCTCTTCACACCCAGATAAACCGTTGAATCCTCACGGGCATCGACAATGTAATAGCTCTCCTCTTGTGTATAGTGCAGACCGAAGTTCTCCCTGGCAAACTCAATGTGAGGGTGCACCTGGAGACTCAGGTTGCCTCCGTCGATGGTATCGAGAAAATCGAAACGGATGGGAAAATCCTTTCCGAATCTTGCCTCCACCGGTTCACCGAGCAGCTCTCTACTTTTGGTGTAGACCAGGTTGACCGACGGCATCTCGAAGATCTCACCGTCGATCTGCAGCAGCAGGCTGTTCTCCTCAGGCACGCAGTCGAAACACCAGCCATAATTCGCCACCGAACGGTCGAGACCACAAACCTCCTTCATCCACTGTCCACCCCACGGTGCCGGATCAAAGAAAGGTACCACGCGGAAAGGTATCCGGCAGATCTTCTCCATGGCAGCATGGAAAGTCTTCTTGTCGATCAGTTTCGGTTCAGACACCGTATCCAGCCAGTAATCCACCCGCGAATACAACCCTTTCTTATGTTTGTCCAGGACCCTCCAGTCAATGAAAAGCCCCCTCTTATACTGAATGGAAAAGGGGACTCTGCTGTCATCAACACCCAGGCCGTTCACCTGCTGCCTGCGCATCCGCTGCTGAATCTCCCAGCGTGGCATGTCGGCATAGATCAACAGGTCGGGATCTGCCACCAAGGTAGCCCCGGCACCGAACAGAATCACGTTCCCGTTCTCTCTGGCTTCGGCAATACGTTTCTTTATCTCCGACAGCTTTTCCCGGTCGAAATAGTCGGCAATGGAAAGATTACTCATATAACCGAAAAGAGCATCATCGGTCATAAAAGTGGATGTCATCTCCTCAACGGCCTCCTTCGACTTGAACAGGTCGCGCGTATCTACAAAAAGCTGATGCGGCAACTCTCTCATTGTCGACATCACCTCCTGGTAGTGTATGCCGGTGTAGCACTCAATGGCAATTATGTTTTCCCGGCCTTCTCTTTTGATTTCCTGAAGAATAGCAGGCCAACCTTTTTTCAATACTCCCCCTTCAATGACCGTTGAGGGGAATTTCTGATATGTACTCATTATAAAATCAATTTGTATAATCTTTTAACAGTTTGTTCATACATATTGCGCAAAGATACGAGATGAAATTTTAATTACAAATATTGTCTTGATTTTTTTATATAATTGTTGGTTAATTAACGTAAATTGGTCACAGTAGCTATCCTATCTGGTTTCTCAACCGTAACATACTGATTCATCGATTATATAATCATATCTGTTTTCTGGCGGCGAATGGAGCAATACTATTTTAGAAAGCTACATTTTATCACAAATGGTGCAACTTTTTACAATATGTACCAACATAATTGCAGAAAAATTTATCAAATTGTCTAAAATTATTAGAACATATTAATTTTTATTCCTAATTTTACGTTAAATTTTCGGGTCGGGCAGCAATACCCTCATTGAGCATTGATCGCCCGCCCCATTATCATTTAACTGAAAAATGAAACCATATGATTGACAAGGAGAGCAGCATCCCGCTTCACAAACAAGCTGAATTCTACTTGCGCCGGCTGATCGAGATGGACAAGTACAAGAACGGAAAGATGATTCCCAACGAGATTGAATTGTCCAGACAAATGAACATATCGCGAAATACACTTCGACAGGCAATCAACAAGCTTGTACACGAAGGGCTGTTGATCCGCAAGCGGGGGATAGGCACATATGTCGCCATGGGCAAGTTTTCGAGCGAGGCGACCAACTGGTTAAGCTTCTCTCAAGAGATGAGGCTGTTGGGAATAGAGGTTGAGAACTTCGAACTGCATATCTACCGCCAACGTCCCACAAACGAAGCCAAACTCTTTTTCAACATCAACGACGATGAGACAAAAGTGCTTCGGATCGAGCGGCTGAGGGGCAAGGTCGATTTTCCCTTTGTCTATTTCGCATCGGAGTTTAATCCCGAGATTCCCCTTACCGGCAATGAGAACTTCAACCTTCCTCTCTACGATATCTTGCGGGATGAATTCAACATCATCGTAAAGAGTTCGCGCGAGGAGATCAGTGCCGTCCCGGCCGGCCATTTCCTGGCAGAGAAGCTGGATATGGAATTGGGTGAGCCGGTCCTCGTAAGGAAAAGGCTGGTGAGTGACATCGAGGGGAGACCGGTGGAGTACAATATCGGTTGGTACCGGGGTGACTCATTTACCTACAAGATTGAATGTAACCGGAAAGAGGATTATCAATCGCCCTAATAAACCGCCCTTGCCGTTCGGGAAATATAAAATAAAATATTAACTTTATCGCCATTTGCTGCAGAATCGTGATGACCGGACCGCATCTCCGGTCACCAGAGGCTGTGCAACCGAAGAAACAGAAACAATAAACTGAGATCCATGAAACTGAAGAAAAGCTTACCGATGCTGGCACTGCTGTTTCTGACCGGCGGGGCCATGAGTGCACAAAACCGACTGATTATCGAAGTCGACAAAGAGAGCAACACCATCAGCCGGCATATCTACGGTCATTTTTCCGAACATCTCGGACGCTGCATCTATGGCGGCTACTGGGTAGGTGAAGACTCCCCCACCCCAAACACCCGCGGCATTCGCAACGACGTGGTGGAGGCACTGAAAGAGATAGAGATCCCCAACCTGCGTTGGCCCGGGGGATGCTTCGCCGATGAGTACCACTGGATGGATGGCATCGGTCCCCGCGATAAACGGCCCAAGATGATCAACACCCACTGGGGAGGGGTGGTGGAGGATAACAGCTTCGGCACGCATGAGTTTCTCGA of the Petrimonas mucosa genome contains:
- a CDS encoding class I mannose-6-phosphate isomerase, producing MSTYQKFPSTVIEGGVLKKGWPAILQEIKREGRENIIAIECYTGIHYQEVMSTMRELPHQLFVDTRDLFKSKEAVEEMTSTFMTDDALFGYMSNLSIADYFDREKLSEIKKRIAEARENGNVILFGAGATLVADPDLLIYADMPRWEIQQRMRRQQVNGLGVDDSRVPFSIQYKRGLFIDWRVLDKHKKGLYSRVDYWLDTVSEPKLIDKKTFHAAMEKICRIPFRVVPFFDPAPWGGQWMKEVCGLDRSVANYGWCFDCVPEENSLLLQIDGEIFEMPSVNLVYTKSRELLGEPVEARFGKDFPIRFDFLDTIDGGNLSLQVHPHIEFARENFGLHYTQEESYYIVDAREDSTVYLGVKSGIDPEAMIGDLRKAQQEGTTFDAEKYVNIVPAKKHDHFLIPSGTIHCSGKDTVVLEISATPNLYTFKLWDWGRLGLDGKPRPINIDRGEKVINWQRDTEFIKRELVNCFQEVATGDGWKEEKTGLHENQFIETRRHTFEKPVTHHTGNSVNVLCLVEGDEVVVESPTGDFEPYLVHYAETFIIPAAVKEYRIRPYGKSEGKTCMTVKATVRY
- a CDS encoding GntR family transcriptional regulator — protein: MIDKESSIPLHKQAEFYLRRLIEMDKYKNGKMIPNEIELSRQMNISRNTLRQAINKLVHEGLLIRKRGIGTYVAMGKFSSEATNWLSFSQEMRLLGIEVENFELHIYRQRPTNEAKLFFNINDDETKVLRIERLRGKVDFPFVYFASEFNPEIPLTGNENFNLPLYDILRDEFNIIVKSSREEISAVPAGHFLAEKLDMELGEPVLVRKRLVSDIEGRPVEYNIGWYRGDSFTYKIECNRKEDYQSP